The genome window ACTCCTGCAAAGCCGATCCCAATATCCCCTATGACTGCGGCGTCAAGCCCGAACCCGGCAGCCCTGCGGAGAAACTGCAAATGCTGTACGAGAAGGGCTTTGCCACCAAGTCGGTGGAGGATCGCCACAAGGTCGTCTGGGAAGCCATCGATGTCATCATCGAGGAAGGACCCTTCGTGATTGGTATTTCGGGCGATCAGCAGATGCCGGTGGTCATCAACAAGAAACTGCGCAACGTCCTCGACTATGGCGTGGTTGGACCGTGGGCGCCGTGCACCCCGGGTAATCAGGTTCCGGCGCAGTGGTTCTTCGAGGAATAAGCCCGGCTTTTTGAGGCATTGAATGTGGCGGGCGGTTACCCGCCCGCCACATAAAGTATTTATTCAAGGAGCGGTTGTATGGTCAACTACATTCTTCGCAGGCTGGGCTATGCGGTAATCCTGACCGTTCTGGTGTCGTTTGTTGGTTTTGTCATCATCAAACTCCCTCCGGGTGATTTTCTGACCCAAAAACTGGAACAATTGCGTGCGCGCGGCGACCGCAGCGCCGAATCCCAGATCGAAGCCCTGCGCGCCAAGTATGGGCTGGACAAGCCCTTCATGGAACAGTACACCACCTGGGCGGTGGGGTTCCTGAAGGGTGATTTTGGTGAATCCTTTGCGTATGAGCGCCCGGTTCGGGATTTGATTGGCGAACGCCTCTGGTTGACGGTCATTCTCTCGGTTGCCACTCTGATCGTTGTGTGGGCACTTGCCATCCCGCTGGGTGTGTATTCTGCCGTACGGCAGTATTCATTGGGGGATCAAATCATCACTACTATTTCCTTTATTGGTTTGGGGATGCCGGGTTTCCTCCTGGCATTGCTTATTCTGTATTTTGCCATTGTGGTTTTGAATCAGGATGTGCTCGGGTTGTTTTCGCCTCAGTATCAGGATGCCCCCTGGAGCATGGGGAAGTTTTTGGATCTTCTCCAGCACCTCTGGGTGCCGGCAATTATCAGCGCAGTGACTGGCGCAGGGGGGTTGATTCGCATTATGCGGGGCAACCTGCTGGATACGCTGGGACAACCTTTCATCGAAGCCGCCCGTGCGCGTGGGTTAAAGAACCGTGATGTCATCTGGAAGCACGGCGTCCGCATGGCGATCAACCCATTGATTGTGATTTTAGGTTCTGAAGCCCTGCCAGGAATTATCAGTGGAAACGCTCTGGTTTCCATTGTCTTAAACCTGCCGACCATCGGTCCCTTGTTTGTGCAGGCACTTCGCCAACTGGATATGTACATGGCAGGTACCTGTCTGGTTTTCTTCACGATTTTGCTCATGCTGGGCAATCTGCTCTCTGACTTGATGCTCGCCTGGCTTGACCCGCGCATTCGCCTGGAATGAGAGGAGGAGGACGTAAAAATGACCGCTGCAACGCTTCCTGCCAAAAAATCTCAAGCCCGACAGGTCAGCCAGAGTTACTGGAGCCTGGTCTGGTGGAAATTTAAAAAGAACCGCATTGCTGTCATTGGGGGCATTATTCTCATCCTTATGTACTTTTGCATGGCAGTTATCCCCGAGTTTATTGCCCCTTATGACCTGGAAAGAAAAAGCAGTTTCACCGAAGCCCGTCCGCAAACCATACGATTCATTGACGCTCAGGGCAATTTCTCCCTGCGCCCGTTTGTTTATGGTCTCGAACGCAAAATTGATGAACAACTTCGCCGCCGCACCTATGTGGAAAACCCACAGGTGAAATACTATATTTACTTCTTCGTTAAGGGAGACCCGTATAAATTGCTGGGGTTTATCCCCTGGGACCGTCACCTGTTTGGGGTAGATCCCAGTATCAAGGATGCCCATATTTACATCATGGGAACGGATTCCAACGGACGGGATTTCTTCTCCCGTATCATCTATGGTGGGCGTCTCTCGCTGCTGATCGGTTTGATTGGACAATTCCTTACCATTATTCTGGGTAGTGTTTTAGGGGCAATTTCCGGGTACTACGGAGGGGCGATTGACATGTTTGTCCAGCGCTTTACCGAGTTCCTCAATGCTTTCCCGGATATTCCTCTGTTCATGGCACTCGCCGCCGCCATCCCCAAGTACTGGTCACCCATCACTGTGTACTTCATGCTTACCCTCATTCTGGCATTTGTTCGCTGGGGAGGTCTGGCTCGCCAGGTGCGTGGCTTGATCCTCTCCCTGAGGGAGCGAGAGTACGTGCTGGCGGCAAAAAGTGCCGGCGCATCCGATTCGCGCATCATGTTCCGCCATCTGCTTCCCGGTACGATGAGTCACGTTATCGTCATTGCCACGCTTTCCATCCCCGGGATGATCCTTTCGGAGACCGCTCTGTCCTGGCTGGGTTTGGGGCTGCGCCCGCCGCTAACTTCCTGGGGCGTCCTTTTGCAGGAGGCGGGTACCGTATACGCCATTCGCTTTGCCGCGTGGCAATTGTGGACGATACCTTTCATTCTGGCAACCATCATGGCATACAACATGCTGGGCGATGGCTTGCGCGATGCCATGGATCCCTACAGCGCGCGGTAAATGGAGGATAACATGGAAAGCAAAAGCAAAGATCTGTTCATTGAGGTAAAGGATTTACACGTTGAGTTTGATGTGCGCGCGGGCATCGTCAAAGCCGTGGATGGCATGTTCCTCGAAATCCGCCGCGGGCAGACCGTCGGGGTCATCGGGGAATCGGGTTGTGGAAAGTCGGTCACTGCCCGAGCCATCATGAATATGATTCCCAAGCCCGGCAAGATTACCGGTGGTGAAATCCTTTATCATCGCAGAAACCGCGAGACGGGTGAAGTTCAGACCATTGACATCACCAAACTGGATCCAGATGGCGAAATCATTCGTCAGATTCGCGGCGGTGAAATTGGCATGATTTTTCAAGAGCCCATGTCCTCTCTGACGCCGGTGTACACCGCCGGACAGCACATCCACGAAGCCGTTTCCCTTCACCGTTTGATCCCGGTCAAGAAACTGGGCGATCAAATGGTAGAGACCATTGTGGCGCATCGCAAAGTGACCAAAGAGGAAGCCCGCGAAATTGCTATTGAAATGCTCCGCAAGGTGGGTATTCCCAAGCCGGAACAGCGGGTGGATAGTTATCCGCATCAATTATCGGGTGGCCAACGCCAGCGGGTGATGATTGCTATTGCGCTTTCCTGTCAGCCGGAAATGCTGATTGCCGACGAACCCACCACTGCGCTGGATGTATCCATTGAAGCCCAGATTCTGGATGTGATGCGCGACTTACAGAACACCATGGATATGGCAATTATGTTCATCACCCATAACCTGGGTGTGGTGGCGGAAATGGCTGAGGAAATTGTGGTCATGTATATGGGCAAGCAGGTGGAACGTGCCAGAGTGGTTGACCTGTTCTACAAGCCCAAGCATCCGTACACCCAGGCTTTGTTGCGCTCGATTCCGCGCATCGGTAAAAAGTCGGATGTGCGTCTGGCAACGATTGAGGGCATGGTGCCGGATCCTTTCCATCTGCCCACTGGATGTGTCTTCCATCCACGCTGTCCGATGTTCATGCCGGGTAAATGTGACAAAATTGAACCATCCAATATTCAGGTAGATGATCATCATTGGGCTCGCTGTCTGCTTTATGAGGAGGTGAAGGTATGAGCGAAGCGGCAACTGTAGCAACTCCGTCAACCTATAACCCACCGAAGGATGGCAACCTCCTGCTGGATGTCAGAGGGTTAAAGAAGTACTTCCCCATTCAAAAAGGGTTGCTGCGCCGGGTGGTTGGTTATGTCAAAGCCGTAGATGACGTGACCTTTTTTGTCCGTGAAGGGGAGACCCTTGGGCTGGTGGGAGAAAGTGGTTGTGGAAAGACGACTGCCGGGCGTACCATTATTCGCCTGTATGAACCCACCGGCGGGGAAGTGTACTTTAAGAGCCGGGTGCTTTCTCCCAGCGGCGAGCCTCAATGGGTGAACATGGCAGCGCTGGATCGTGCCCAGATGAAACTGGTACGCCAGGAAATTGCCATGATTTTCCAGGACCCCATTAACTCCCTCAACCCCCGCATGTCGGTTGGCGACATTGTGGCGGAACCGATGGTCATCCATGGAAAATATGGGCCAGATAGCGAGCAGGTCATCATCTCGTTGCTGGAACGGGTGGGATTGCGCGCCGATCATCTCCGCCGCTATCCTCATGAGTTCTCAGGTGGGCAACGTCAGCGCATCGGCATTGCCCGTGCCCTGTCCATGAACCCCCGCCTGGTCATCTGCGATGAGCCGGTATCGGCGCTGGATGTCTCCATTCAAGCCCAGACGCTCAATCTGCTTCAGGATTTGCAGAAAGATTTCAACCTCTCCTACATTTTTGTTGCTCACGACCTGAGTGTGGTTCAGCATATCTCTGACCGTGTGGCAGTCATGTATGTAGGAAAGATGGTTGAAATGGCAGATGCGGAGGAACTGTACAATGCTCCCCTGCACCCTTACACCGAGGCGCTCATGTCTGCGGTGCCGAAACCCGATCCGCTCTACAAATCGGAACGCATCATCATGCAGGGCGACGTTGCCGATCCCTCTAATCCGCCGAGCGGTTGTT of Anaerolinea thermophila UNI-1 contains these proteins:
- a CDS encoding ABC transporter permease; this translates as MVNYILRRLGYAVILTVLVSFVGFVIIKLPPGDFLTQKLEQLRARGDRSAESQIEALRAKYGLDKPFMEQYTTWAVGFLKGDFGESFAYERPVRDLIGERLWLTVILSVATLIVVWALAIPLGVYSAVRQYSLGDQIITTISFIGLGMPGFLLALLILYFAIVVLNQDVLGLFSPQYQDAPWSMGKFLDLLQHLWVPAIISAVTGAGGLIRIMRGNLLDTLGQPFIEAARARGLKNRDVIWKHGVRMAINPLIVILGSEALPGIISGNALVSIVLNLPTIGPLFVQALRQLDMYMAGTCLVFFTILLMLGNLLSDLMLAWLDPRIRLE
- a CDS encoding ABC transporter permease; the protein is MTAATLPAKKSQARQVSQSYWSLVWWKFKKNRIAVIGGIILILMYFCMAVIPEFIAPYDLERKSSFTEARPQTIRFIDAQGNFSLRPFVYGLERKIDEQLRRRTYVENPQVKYYIYFFVKGDPYKLLGFIPWDRHLFGVDPSIKDAHIYIMGTDSNGRDFFSRIIYGGRLSLLIGLIGQFLTIILGSVLGAISGYYGGAIDMFVQRFTEFLNAFPDIPLFMALAAAIPKYWSPITVYFMLTLILAFVRWGGLARQVRGLILSLREREYVLAAKSAGASDSRIMFRHLLPGTMSHVIVIATLSIPGMILSETALSWLGLGLRPPLTSWGVLLQEAGTVYAIRFAAWQLWTIPFILATIMAYNMLGDGLRDAMDPYSAR
- a CDS encoding ABC transporter ATP-binding protein, which encodes MESKSKDLFIEVKDLHVEFDVRAGIVKAVDGMFLEIRRGQTVGVIGESGCGKSVTARAIMNMIPKPGKITGGEILYHRRNRETGEVQTIDITKLDPDGEIIRQIRGGEIGMIFQEPMSSLTPVYTAGQHIHEAVSLHRLIPVKKLGDQMVETIVAHRKVTKEEAREIAIEMLRKVGIPKPEQRVDSYPHQLSGGQRQRVMIAIALSCQPEMLIADEPTTALDVSIEAQILDVMRDLQNTMDMAIMFITHNLGVVAEMAEEIVVMYMGKQVERARVVDLFYKPKHPYTQALLRSIPRIGKKSDVRLATIEGMVPDPFHLPTGCVFHPRCPMFMPGKCDKIEPSNIQVDDHHWARCLLYEEVKV
- a CDS encoding ABC transporter ATP-binding protein; the protein is MSEAATVATPSTYNPPKDGNLLLDVRGLKKYFPIQKGLLRRVVGYVKAVDDVTFFVREGETLGLVGESGCGKTTAGRTIIRLYEPTGGEVYFKSRVLSPSGEPQWVNMAALDRAQMKLVRQEIAMIFQDPINSLNPRMSVGDIVAEPMVIHGKYGPDSEQVIISLLERVGLRADHLRRYPHEFSGGQRQRIGIARALSMNPRLVICDEPVSALDVSIQAQTLNLLQDLQKDFNLSYIFVAHDLSVVQHISDRVAVMYVGKMVEMADAEELYNAPLHPYTEALMSAVPKPDPLYKSERIIMQGDVADPSNPPSGCYFHPRCRYAVDICKTKTPEFRELKPDHFVACHRAEELKLRGV